A window of the Posidoniimonas polymericola genome harbors these coding sequences:
- a CDS encoding MBL fold metallo-hydrolase, with protein sequence MSGVVSRDITGQMIVLGTGTSVGVPMIGCGCDVCRSTNPKNSRTRCSVILGLPEGNLLIDTSPDMREQLLREKIGLVNAVLYTHEHADHLFGLDDLRLMQFYLGGPLPLYCEPLVEQRIRKSFDYAFASLPNLHAGAIPKIEFHPIGPVNDGHEPFSVLGATVTPVRQSHGPNFVTLGFRFGDVAYCTDVCEMPDESKDQLRGLEVLVLDALRTKPHPTHFSLDQAVALAQELGAKQTYFTHMSHDLEHEAVNASLPEGMQLAYDGLRIELC encoded by the coding sequence ATGAGTGGAGTTGTTTCGCGGGACATTACCGGACAGATGATTGTGCTCGGCACCGGCACCAGCGTCGGCGTGCCGATGATCGGCTGCGGGTGCGACGTCTGCCGCTCGACCAATCCCAAGAACAGCCGCACCCGCTGCAGCGTGATCCTCGGCCTGCCCGAGGGGAACCTGCTGATCGACACCTCGCCGGACATGCGTGAGCAGCTCCTGCGGGAGAAGATCGGGCTTGTCAATGCGGTGCTGTACACGCACGAGCACGCCGATCACCTGTTCGGGCTGGACGACCTGCGGCTGATGCAGTTCTACCTCGGTGGGCCGCTGCCGCTGTACTGCGAGCCGCTGGTCGAGCAGCGGATCCGCAAGTCGTTCGACTACGCGTTCGCGTCGCTGCCGAACCTGCACGCCGGCGCCATCCCGAAGATCGAGTTCCACCCGATTGGCCCGGTCAACGACGGGCACGAGCCGTTTTCCGTTCTGGGCGCCACGGTAACTCCAGTGCGTCAGTCGCACGGCCCCAATTTCGTGACCCTCGGATTCCGCTTCGGTGACGTCGCCTACTGCACGGACGTTTGCGAGATGCCCGATGAGAGCAAGGACCAGCTCAGGGGCCTCGAGGTGCTGGTGCTCGACGCGCTGCGGACCAAGCCCCACCCGACGCACTTTAGTCTCGACCAGGCGGTCGCCCTGGCCCAGGAGCTTGGCGCCAAGCAGACCTACTTCACGCACATGTCCCACGACTTGGAGCACGAAGCGGTGAACGCGTCGCTGCCCGAAGGCATGCAGCTCGCCTACGATGGTTTGCGGATCGAGCTCTGCTAG
- a CDS encoding exo-beta-N-acetylmuramidase NamZ domain-containing protein, translating to MPPITPPTRPVLSLVLSVVSLASIATGALGATPSRFHQPSFDAIRPLVQQGIDRGELPGCVVAIGDHAGIAFLRAYGNRSLEPSKKAMTTDTVFDLASLTKPIATATSVMRLLETGQLRLKDKAADLLPGFGANGKKDISIEQLLTHTSGLIPDNPLSDYRHGSEEAWKRIYDLAPIVPPGTEFKYSDVNFLVLGRIVQELSGKPLNEFAADEIFRPLGMPETGYLPGKELQDRAAPHTRRDDGSWIVGEVHDPRAALLGGVAGHAGLFSTAEDLARYARMMLQQGALDGSSVLSPATVEVMTRGREVVGNIRGLGWDSNSVYSRNRGELMSDRAFGHGGFTGTGIWIDPGRDLFVIFLSNRLHPDDNGSVNDLIGRIGTIACAAIEQPHASLTPATNQDRVSLGIDKLREEGFAPLVGKRVGLITNHTGVDSQGSRTIDLLAKAEGVELVRLFSPEHGVKGVLDEPGIKDAQDEATGLKVASLYGDRRKPAPEQLADLDVLVFDIQDIGCRFYTYTATMRLAMEAAHEAGIEYMVLDRPNPIDGVSIEGPMLDPGQESFVGTFPMPVRYGMTIGELAQMFLAAHEAEGKLTVVPVRNWDPHSTQAENGQLWINPSPNMRSLRAAILYPGIGLLETTNLSVGRGTDTPFELVGAPWIDPWEFANAINAVGCPGVRVIPRRFTPNASKHEGVECGGIGLMITDPAAFDSVELGLAVASVLRGLYPDDWETKRYNRLLINQEVFDAVVNGAGPQELARLSEKGVDDFLRVREAALLYER from the coding sequence ATGCCACCAATCACACCGCCGACCCGCCCCGTTCTGTCGCTCGTCTTGAGCGTCGTTTCGCTCGCCTCGATCGCGACCGGTGCTCTGGGCGCCACCCCATCGCGTTTCCATCAACCGTCCTTTGACGCCATCCGGCCGCTGGTGCAGCAGGGCATCGACCGCGGCGAGTTGCCGGGCTGTGTCGTAGCGATTGGCGACCACGCGGGCATTGCCTTCCTGCGGGCCTATGGCAACCGATCGTTGGAGCCCAGCAAGAAGGCAATGACTACCGACACGGTGTTCGACCTGGCTTCCCTCACGAAGCCGATCGCTACCGCCACCAGTGTGATGCGGCTGCTTGAGACCGGCCAATTGCGGCTCAAGGACAAGGCCGCGGACCTGCTGCCGGGGTTCGGCGCCAACGGCAAGAAGGACATCTCAATTGAGCAACTGCTGACCCACACCAGCGGGCTGATCCCTGACAACCCGCTGTCGGACTACCGCCACGGCTCAGAAGAAGCATGGAAACGGATCTACGACCTAGCGCCGATCGTACCGCCCGGCACGGAGTTCAAGTACTCGGACGTCAACTTCCTGGTGCTTGGACGGATTGTGCAGGAGCTAAGCGGCAAGCCACTGAACGAGTTCGCCGCTGACGAGATCTTCCGACCGCTCGGCATGCCGGAAACCGGCTACTTGCCGGGCAAGGAACTGCAGGATCGAGCGGCCCCCCACACCCGACGCGACGACGGGAGCTGGATTGTCGGCGAGGTGCACGACCCACGCGCCGCGTTGCTCGGCGGGGTCGCCGGGCACGCCGGCTTGTTCAGCACCGCCGAGGACCTCGCCCGGTACGCGCGGATGATGCTCCAACAGGGCGCGCTCGACGGCTCGTCCGTTCTTAGCCCGGCCACGGTCGAGGTGATGACCCGTGGCCGCGAGGTTGTAGGCAACATCCGCGGCCTCGGCTGGGACTCCAACAGCGTCTACTCCCGCAACCGCGGCGAGCTGATGTCCGACCGCGCTTTCGGGCACGGCGGCTTCACCGGCACCGGCATCTGGATCGACCCGGGGCGGGACCTGTTCGTGATCTTCCTGTCGAATCGCCTGCACCCAGACGACAACGGCTCGGTCAACGACCTGATCGGACGCATCGGCACGATCGCCTGCGCGGCGATCGAGCAGCCGCACGCCAGCCTGACGCCCGCGACGAATCAAGACCGGGTGTCGCTCGGCATCGACAAGCTGCGGGAGGAAGGCTTCGCGCCGCTGGTCGGAAAACGGGTCGGCCTGATCACCAACCACACGGGTGTCGACAGCCAGGGCTCCCGCACGATCGATCTGCTCGCCAAGGCAGAGGGCGTCGAGTTGGTGCGGCTGTTCAGCCCCGAACACGGCGTCAAAGGCGTGCTCGACGAGCCCGGCATCAAGGACGCCCAGGACGAAGCGACCGGCTTGAAGGTCGCCAGCCTTTACGGCGACCGTCGCAAGCCGGCGCCCGAGCAACTTGCGGATCTCGATGTCCTGGTGTTCGACATCCAGGACATCGGCTGCCGGTTCTACACCTACACGGCCACCATGCGGCTCGCCATGGAGGCCGCTCATGAAGCGGGCATCGAGTACATGGTGCTCGACCGCCCGAACCCGATTGACGGCGTCTCGATTGAGGGCCCGATGCTTGACCCCGGGCAGGAGTCTTTTGTGGGCACGTTTCCGATGCCGGTCCGCTACGGCATGACTATCGGCGAACTCGCTCAGATGTTCCTGGCTGCGCACGAGGCCGAAGGGAAGCTGACCGTGGTGCCCGTGCGTAATTGGGACCCGCATTCTACGCAGGCCGAGAACGGCCAGCTCTGGATCAACCCCTCGCCGAACATGCGGAGCCTGCGGGCGGCTATCCTGTACCCCGGCATCGGGCTGCTTGAGACAACGAACCTCTCGGTCGGACGCGGGACCGACACGCCGTTCGAGCTGGTCGGCGCTCCCTGGATCGACCCGTGGGAGTTCGCCAACGCCATTAACGCGGTCGGCTGCCCCGGCGTGAGGGTGATCCCCCGCCGCTTCACGCCGAACGCCAGCAAGCACGAGGGCGTGGAGTGTGGCGGCATCGGCTTGATGATCACCGACCCGGCGGCGTTCGACTCGGTTGAGCTCGGGCTGGCGGTCGCCTCGGTGCTGCGGGGGCTGTACCCCGACGACTGGGAGACCAAACGCTACAACCGCCTGTTGATCAACCAGGAGGTATTCGACGCGGTCGTCAACGGGGCGGGGCCGCAGGAGCTGGCTCGTCTCTCAGAAAAGGGAGTCGACGACTTCCTGCGCGTCCGCGAGGCGGCTCTCCTGTACGAGCGGTAG
- a CDS encoding DUF1559 domain-containing protein yields the protein MMVRFASSNRSGSRSAGFTLVELLVVIAIIGVLIALLLPAVQSARESARRIQCRSSLKNLALAVLNYDNTYGGFPPCTEAEPDRGARFSNIDTIERHLSWAVRVLPFFEEQALFDQFDLSQLSTAQDRNTRPQEQRPAIFGCPSDGADNRLYGPNRTTSNTAYSKGNYVAFVSPEHVNGMRVYPGCMINELNPLSRFTDGTSNSLMLSEVRTRDNAADPRGVWASAYCGGSIISFDMHDVRFASANNEERNSGYIPINNPDIGPFTPNGRPSGNSDRLRECPDEQLADLELMPCSVDNSTWTGASPRSMHPGGVNASLCDGSVTWLTDDIDAYLMARMICIRDGDPLVEGQLGSAGRGRGQ from the coding sequence ATGATGGTGCGTTTCGCGTCAAGCAATCGCTCCGGGTCACGCTCCGCCGGCTTCACGCTGGTCGAGCTGCTGGTGGTGATTGCGATTATTGGAGTCCTCATCGCGCTCTTGCTGCCAGCGGTTCAGTCCGCGCGAGAGTCGGCGCGTCGGATCCAGTGTCGGAGCAGTCTGAAGAACCTAGCGCTAGCGGTTCTCAACTACGATAACACCTACGGGGGTTTTCCCCCCTGCACCGAAGCCGAGCCTGATCGGGGCGCAAGGTTCTCGAACATCGACACCATCGAGAGGCACCTGAGTTGGGCTGTCCGGGTGCTGCCCTTCTTCGAAGAGCAGGCGTTGTTCGACCAGTTCGACCTGAGTCAGCTCTCCACCGCCCAGGATCGCAACACACGCCCGCAGGAGCAACGCCCTGCGATCTTCGGCTGCCCATCGGATGGGGCCGATAATCGGCTGTACGGTCCCAACCGTACCACCAGCAACACCGCCTACAGCAAGGGCAATTACGTCGCGTTTGTGAGCCCCGAGCACGTCAACGGCATGCGGGTCTACCCCGGCTGCATGATCAACGAACTGAACCCGCTCAGCCGGTTTACGGACGGCACGTCAAACTCGCTGATGCTCAGCGAGGTCCGCACACGGGACAACGCCGCGGACCCTCGCGGCGTGTGGGCCTCGGCCTACTGCGGCGGCAGCATTATCAGTTTCGACATGCACGACGTGAGATTCGCTTCAGCCAACAACGAAGAGCGGAACTCGGGCTACATCCCGATCAACAATCCTGACATTGGCCCATTTACGCCCAACGGCCGCCCCAGCGGCAATAGCGACCGCCTGCGGGAGTGCCCCGACGAGCAGCTGGCCGACCTCGAGCTGATGCCGTGCAGCGTCGACAACAGCACGTGGACCGGCGCCTCGCCGCGCAGCATGCACCCGGGCGGCGTGAACGCCTCGCTGTGCGACGGCAGCGTCACTTGGCTCACCGACGATATCGACGCGTACCTGATGGCCCGCATGATCTGCATCCGCGATGGCGACCCGTTGGTTGAGGGGCAGCTCGGTTCGGCCGGGCGGGGCCGCGGGCAGTAA
- a CDS encoding M14 family zinc carboxypeptidase codes for MLSRKLCCWLLPASLIAAAAICTSAAAQVALTGDFDHGALASWSGDSASLQLVGRDNYYGSGRWRWLYFKASGIQGASPTFSISSNFAGDSTPGLHELAEHEMVYSYDNEHWQFFDNNQLGAAEFSFSNATPFTQDEVYVAYALPYSYGRSVTHTQSVLQSPWAAPTASGNAAGVIGSSTPGVDELGRATPALDVFGYRITNPATDSGRLTKQKIVISSGLHAGEPLGTYVYQGMVDWLLSDDPRAAWVRDNVEVYGYPVLNPSGRIMGTNRTTVNNIGRDPNGLWDPNRWSSSSYGCGGDDCQEIRATGEAMMADVTATQGGVDAFIDFHSTVPDYQIDEVNGVPDDFAYINSDDLGADWWEAFRLLQPNVLQEVSGGGSYTTAGFARRRLGAEVEITFETQFTWERNTDYYLGLGANFGVSFYNAWAPGVPGDFNADGLVDAADYTVWRDSYGAVGAALPADANSDQVVDAADLESWRANFGVTATTPTVAVPTPNAATCLTVLAAVGAAAPLLRIRFGFAAGRS; via the coding sequence ATGTTAAGTAGAAAGCTCTGCTGCTGGTTGTTGCCCGCCAGCCTGATCGCCGCCGCGGCGATTTGCACGTCTGCCGCAGCGCAGGTGGCACTGACCGGCGACTTTGACCACGGGGCGCTCGCATCCTGGTCGGGTGACTCAGCGAGCCTCCAGCTCGTCGGCCGCGACAACTATTACGGATCAGGGCGTTGGCGGTGGCTCTACTTCAAGGCGTCTGGAATCCAGGGCGCCTCGCCGACGTTCAGCATTTCGAGCAACTTCGCCGGCGACTCCACGCCCGGGCTGCACGAGCTGGCCGAGCACGAGATGGTCTACTCGTACGACAACGAGCACTGGCAGTTCTTCGACAACAACCAGCTCGGCGCCGCCGAGTTTTCGTTCTCCAACGCGACGCCATTTACGCAGGACGAGGTCTACGTCGCCTACGCCCTGCCCTACTCCTACGGGCGGTCGGTCACCCACACGCAGTCGGTGCTGCAGTCGCCGTGGGCGGCGCCCACGGCGTCCGGAAACGCGGCGGGCGTCATCGGCTCGTCGACGCCGGGCGTGGATGAGCTGGGTCGCGCCACGCCGGCCCTCGACGTGTTTGGGTACCGCATCACCAACCCCGCGACCGATTCTGGTCGACTCACCAAGCAGAAGATCGTGATCTCCAGCGGCCTGCACGCGGGGGAACCTCTAGGGACCTACGTCTACCAGGGGATGGTAGATTGGCTGCTGTCGGACGACCCGCGCGCCGCGTGGGTCCGCGACAACGTCGAGGTCTACGGCTACCCCGTGCTCAATCCGTCGGGGCGGATCATGGGGACCAACCGCACCACGGTCAACAATATTGGGCGTGACCCGAACGGCCTCTGGGACCCGAACCGCTGGTCTAGCAGCAGCTACGGCTGCGGCGGCGACGACTGCCAAGAAATCCGCGCGACCGGTGAAGCCATGATGGCGGACGTCACGGCCACCCAGGGCGGCGTCGACGCGTTCATCGACTTCCACTCGACCGTTCCCGACTACCAGATCGACGAAGTCAACGGCGTCCCGGACGACTTCGCCTACATCAATTCCGACGACCTTGGCGCCGACTGGTGGGAGGCGTTTCGTCTGCTGCAGCCGAACGTCCTCCAAGAGGTTTCGGGCGGCGGAAGCTACACGACCGCCGGCTTCGCCCGGCGGCGGCTGGGGGCCGAGGTCGAGATCACATTCGAGACCCAGTTCACGTGGGAGAGGAACACCGATTACTACCTCGGCCTGGGAGCCAACTTTGGGGTATCGTTCTACAACGCGTGGGCGCCGGGCGTGCCGGGCGACTTCAACGCGGACGGACTCGTGGACGCCGCCGACTACACGGTGTGGCGTGATTCGTACGGCGCTGTGGGGGCGGCCCTGCCCGCCGACGCAAACAGCGACCAGGTCGTTGACGCCGCCGACCTGGAGTCGTGGCGGGCGAATTTTGGCGTGACCGCCACGACGCCCACGGTGGCAGTCCCCACGCCGAACGCCGCTACCTGTCTGACGGTTCTCGCAGCGGTGGGCGCGGCGGCGCCGCTACTTCGCATCCGCTTCGGGTTCGCCGCCGGGCGGAGCTAG
- a CDS encoding S1C family serine protease: MKPKHLLPSWMLLLALAMLPSPLLGQEEDQTPTPAPSLEQARNVFQDALERLWIPNHRLTDGPQVHAAFRDAVADARRCVVQVRCDGKPVALGGVVGPDGWVLTKATQLDGDPVVRFDGGKEYPAQVTGVDRRYDLAMLKIDATGLEALALDTAPDSRDGDWLATVGTGKNPVAVGVLSVSPREIPHRAGILGVQLEEARDGATVAKVFPDTGAEDAGILVNDVLLRVNDKPMKNRSQLIREVQSHSPGDEIVLLVRRGQEELSIKAMLSGRIAAMGPNRSDYQNNLGSQLSQRRFGFPSALQHDTALPADKCGGPLVNLEGQVVGFNIARAGRTETYAAPTSVLRALVFDLMSGRLAPPGGEPEADAK; this comes from the coding sequence ATGAAGCCCAAACACCTGCTGCCGTCGTGGATGCTGTTGCTGGCCCTGGCAATGCTGCCGAGCCCGCTGCTGGGCCAGGAAGAAGATCAGACCCCGACGCCCGCGCCTTCGCTCGAGCAGGCCCGCAATGTGTTCCAGGACGCCCTCGAGCGGCTCTGGATACCCAACCACCGCCTGACCGACGGCCCGCAGGTGCACGCGGCTTTCCGCGACGCGGTCGCCGACGCCCGCCGCTGCGTGGTGCAGGTCCGCTGCGATGGCAAGCCGGTAGCGCTCGGCGGCGTAGTAGGCCCCGACGGCTGGGTACTCACCAAAGCCACTCAGCTAGATGGCGACCCGGTTGTGCGTTTTGACGGCGGTAAAGAGTACCCAGCGCAGGTGACCGGGGTCGACCGCCGGTACGACCTGGCGATGCTGAAGATTGACGCTACCGGGCTCGAAGCCCTGGCGCTCGACACGGCCCCCGACTCGCGCGACGGCGACTGGCTGGCGACCGTGGGGACCGGCAAGAACCCGGTCGCGGTCGGCGTGCTGAGCGTATCGCCGCGCGAGATCCCCCACCGCGCGGGCATCCTCGGCGTGCAGCTGGAAGAGGCCCGCGACGGCGCAACGGTCGCCAAGGTCTTCCCCGACACGGGCGCCGAGGACGCCGGGATCCTGGTCAACGACGTGTTGCTCCGCGTGAACGACAAGCCGATGAAGAATCGGTCGCAACTGATACGCGAGGTCCAGAGCCACAGCCCCGGCGACGAGATCGTGCTGCTCGTGCGCCGCGGCCAAGAGGAGCTGTCGATCAAGGCGATGCTGTCGGGCCGCATCGCGGCGATGGGCCCCAACCGCAGCGACTATCAAAACAATCTCGGCAGTCAGTTGAGCCAGCGACGATTCGGCTTCCCCTCGGCTTTGCAGCACGACACCGCGTTGCCGGCAGACAAGTGCGGCGGGCCCCTGGTCAACCTGGAAGGGCAGGTCGTCGGTTTCAACATCGCACGTGCCGGCCGGACCGAGACCTACGCGGCGCCGACCAGCGTGCTCCGGGCGCTGGTCTTCGACCTGATGAGCGGGCGGCTAGCTCCGCCCGGCGGCGAACCCGAAGCGGATGCGAAGTAG
- a CDS encoding trypsin-like peptidase domain-containing protein, translated as MYSNRLAAPLLTSLTLVTVAFFAAAHAVGQPAAAPAVEAQPPAAPPREQPDAPPPAAQPSESPQAGEQATPKPAGEEPSPSAEADSPPQEVTRPPVPWGAEIEAVSQKKSPENLADLRLIQKQVRSVVEFARPATVGVEVGGAIGSAVIISEDGLALTAGHVAMEPNQRVTFLFADGRRARGVTLGVNSSVDSGMLKITDKGPWPFVPMAPAGSTEPGDWVVGLGQPNGYFRDRAPPVRLGRVLFEEDSTLCTDVTLVGGDSGGPLLNLRGQVVGIHSRIGRRIVSNYHVPIDEYHATWDRLAGGQMWGGSLGTAEPARHRAFLGVAGNSIRGGCLITQVYDGFAASRAGIHEGDVITALDGEQVDDFEELGRLINAQKPAATVVIAVQRDGKPLDFKVRLGIISVDYPGTPELESDS; from the coding sequence ATGTACAGTAATCGGCTCGCGGCCCCGCTCCTCACCAGCCTTACACTGGTGACCGTCGCGTTCTTTGCCGCGGCGCATGCCGTTGGTCAGCCGGCCGCAGCGCCTGCGGTCGAGGCCCAACCGCCCGCCGCGCCCCCACGGGAACAGCCTGACGCGCCGCCACCTGCGGCGCAGCCCAGCGAGTCGCCACAGGCAGGCGAGCAGGCCACTCCCAAGCCGGCTGGCGAAGAACCGTCACCGTCTGCAGAAGCGGATAGCCCGCCCCAGGAGGTGACCCGCCCGCCCGTTCCCTGGGGCGCGGAGATTGAGGCCGTCAGTCAGAAGAAGTCGCCCGAGAACCTCGCCGACCTGCGGCTGATCCAGAAGCAAGTCCGTTCGGTCGTCGAGTTTGCGCGGCCGGCTACGGTCGGCGTCGAGGTAGGCGGAGCGATCGGCAGCGCAGTGATTATTAGCGAGGACGGGTTGGCGCTGACCGCGGGGCACGTGGCAATGGAGCCCAACCAACGCGTCACCTTCCTGTTCGCCGACGGGCGGCGCGCGCGGGGCGTGACGCTCGGCGTGAACAGCTCGGTCGACAGCGGCATGCTCAAGATTACCGACAAGGGCCCGTGGCCGTTTGTGCCGATGGCGCCCGCCGGCTCGACCGAACCGGGCGACTGGGTGGTCGGCCTGGGGCAGCCAAACGGCTACTTCCGCGATCGGGCGCCGCCCGTGCGGTTGGGCCGCGTGCTGTTTGAGGAAGACTCGACCCTGTGCACCGACGTCACGCTTGTTGGCGGCGACAGCGGCGGCCCACTGCTGAACCTGCGTGGCCAGGTGGTCGGTATCCACAGCCGCATCGGGCGGCGGATCGTCAGCAACTACCACGTGCCGATCGACGAGTACCACGCCACCTGGGACCGCCTGGCCGGCGGTCAGATGTGGGGCGGGAGCCTCGGGACCGCCGAGCCGGCGCGCCACCGCGCCTTCTTGGGCGTCGCCGGCAACTCGATCCGCGGCGGGTGCCTCATCACCCAGGTCTACGACGGCTTCGCGGCATCGCGGGCCGGGATTCACGAGGGCGACGTCATCACCGCTCTCGACGGGGAACAGGTTGACGACTTCGAGGAACTCGGCCGTTTGATCAACGCTCAGAAGCCTGCCGCTACGGTCGTGATCGCCGTGCAGCGCGATGGCAAGCCGTTAGATTTCAAAGTGCGTCTGGGGATCATCTCGGTCGACTACCCAGGCACGCCGGAACTGGAGTCCGATTCCTAA
- the lexA gene encoding transcriptional repressor LexA, translating into MSLDQLTPRQREVFDFIRDLICNRGYGPTVREIGENFSINSPNGVMCHLKALEKKGLITREPNMSRAIQLTEASREEEGIPLVGHVAAGSLTEAIEQAERFSFEDWFPAKKNQFALRVRGDSMIEAQIADGDVVIVRRTKTAYKGDIVVAITDEGEATLKYWFPESNRIRLQPANASMKPIYSKTAQVLGVVTGVVRQVG; encoded by the coding sequence ATGTCGCTGGACCAACTAACCCCGCGCCAGCGCGAGGTGTTCGATTTTATCCGCGACCTGATCTGCAATCGCGGCTACGGCCCGACAGTTCGTGAAATTGGCGAGAACTTCTCCATCAATTCGCCCAACGGCGTGATGTGCCACCTCAAGGCCCTGGAGAAGAAGGGGTTGATCACGCGCGAGCCAAACATGTCCCGCGCCATCCAACTCACGGAAGCCAGCCGCGAGGAAGAAGGCATCCCGTTGGTCGGCCATGTCGCCGCGGGCAGCCTTACCGAGGCAATCGAGCAGGCCGAGCGGTTTAGCTTCGAAGATTGGTTCCCCGCCAAGAAGAACCAGTTCGCCCTGCGTGTGCGTGGCGACTCGATGATCGAAGCCCAGATTGCCGACGGCGATGTCGTGATCGTCCGCCGCACCAAGACCGCTTACAAGGGCGACATCGTCGTTGCTATCACCGACGAAGGCGAGGCGACCCTCAAGTACTGGTTCCCCGAGTCCAACCGCATCCGCCTGCAGCCTGCCAACGCCAGCATGAAGCCGATCTACAGCAAGACCGCCCAGGTGCTGGGGGTGGTGACCGGCGTCGTGCGTCAGGTTGGTTGA
- a CDS encoding calcium/sodium antiporter, protein MTIAVLIILGLVGLVAGGELLVRGASSLAAAASVSPLVIGLTVVAFGTSAPELAVSVQACFTGSTDLAIGNAVGSNVANILLILGFSAIFFPLAVQARLFRLDFPVMLAAAIALWVLGRDGALGRVDGAILTVGMLAYFFWTVGMGRKEGRQLAEEFADVVPEGDPTTLSSIVVSVVQVLIGLLLLVGGSNLLVDGCVRLATMFGVSELVVGLTVVAIGTSMPELVTSVVAARRGHRDLAVGNVVGSNILNIFAVLGLSSIVAPAGVEVQSRALAFDIPVMIAISFACLPVFLSGHSITRTEGAVMFLLFVGYTGYLVWASVNGVSPGWFEAACFSVPILVGACAVGLLGSRRKPS, encoded by the coding sequence TTGACCATCGCTGTGCTGATCATCCTAGGACTTGTTGGCCTGGTGGCGGGCGGTGAGCTGCTGGTTCGTGGCGCGTCGTCGTTGGCGGCGGCGGCGAGTGTATCCCCACTGGTGATTGGGCTGACGGTGGTCGCGTTCGGCACAAGCGCCCCGGAATTGGCGGTCTCGGTACAGGCCTGCTTCACCGGCAGCACCGACCTGGCAATCGGCAACGCGGTTGGCAGCAACGTAGCGAACATCCTGCTGATCCTCGGCTTCTCTGCCATCTTCTTTCCGCTCGCGGTCCAGGCCCGCCTGTTCCGACTCGACTTCCCGGTGATGCTCGCCGCCGCCATCGCGTTGTGGGTCTTGGGGAGGGACGGCGCGCTCGGCCGAGTTGACGGAGCAATCCTGACGGTCGGTATGCTTGCCTACTTCTTCTGGACGGTCGGCATGGGCCGCAAAGAGGGCCGGCAGCTGGCCGAGGAGTTCGCCGACGTCGTCCCAGAGGGCGACCCCACCACCCTTAGCTCGATCGTGGTCAGTGTTGTGCAGGTGCTGATAGGACTTCTGTTGTTGGTAGGCGGTTCCAACCTGCTGGTGGACGGCTGCGTTCGGTTGGCCACGATGTTCGGCGTGAGTGAGCTGGTGGTTGGCCTCACGGTGGTCGCGATTGGCACCTCGATGCCAGAGCTCGTGACCTCGGTCGTCGCCGCCCGCCGCGGGCACCGGGACCTGGCGGTCGGCAATGTGGTGGGGAGCAACATTCTGAATATCTTCGCGGTGCTCGGGCTGTCGTCGATCGTGGCGCCGGCGGGCGTCGAGGTGCAGAGCCGCGCGCTGGCGTTTGATATCCCGGTGATGATCGCGATCTCCTTCGCCTGCCTGCCGGTTTTCTTGTCGGGCCACTCGATCACGCGGACCGAAGGCGCCGTGATGTTCTTGCTGTTTGTCGGCTACACCGGTTACCTAGTGTGGGCGTCCGTGAACGGTGTCTCGCCCGGTTGGTTTGAAGCGGCCTGCTTCTCGGTCCCTATCCTGGTCGGCGCCTGCGCCGTCGGCCTGCTCGGCTCCCGCCGCAAGCCGAGCTAG